The segment CATTAATATAAGAGGAAGTAAGGCAAAGTTAAGATTACTTTTAGCATGTTTCCGCGAAGTTCATCCTGCGATGAAACCAGAAAAATATGTGTATGAAATATGTTGAGTGAAAAAGATGGCCTACGATAAATTATTCGAGCCCTGTAATATCGGCACATGTAATTTGAGGAACAGGGTCATTATGGCCCCAATGGGAAATATCAATATGGCAGACCCCATTGGCCGTCCCACCGAAAAGATGATCGCATACTTCAGGGAGCGAGCAAAAGGTGGTACAGGTCTCCTGATTACAGGCCTTGTCCCGGTTTCTTACGGGATCGACCCTACTGTTTCCGAAGAAAATGAAACCACATATTTTCCACGTATAGATGGAACTTCAAGAACCCGACTTTCAGGATGGAGAGACCTGACAGCTGCGGTGAGACCCTATGGTTCTAAAATATTCATACAATTATCTGCCGGACTTGGTAGAGTAGGTTCCCCTGAGCCTGCTTTGAAAGGCAAGATCTTAAGATCAGCTTCATTCAACAGGAATTTCTACGTCCCCCAGGTTCCGCATTTCCCACTTTCAGACAGAAAGATCCGCAAGATCGTGAAAAGCTTCGGCCAATGTGCAGTCAATGCAAAGGTTTCCGGTTTTGACGGTGTGCAGATACATGGTCATGAAGGTTACCTTATGGACCAGCTGACCTCTGACCCGTGGAACAGGCGGAGGTTCGGCAGATACAGGAACAAATTCCAGTTCGGTATCGATGTGGTGAAGGAGATCAAAAGAAGATGTGGTGATGATTTCCCGATAATCTACAGGATCGACCTTACCCAGGCCCTGGAAGAAAGTTATGGAAAGGAGATATTCAGGAAAAAATTCCGTGGAAAGGAACGCAGCATCGAAGAGGGACTGGAATTCTGTAAAGTGCTCTACGAAGCCGGAGTGGATGCTTTTGATGTGGACAAAGGATGCTATGACAACTGGTTCTGGTCACATCCCCCTGCTTATTTTGATGATGCAATCTATGCTGAAGAGCTCGCAAGAAGACTGAAAGCCTATTTCCGCAAAGAGAATATTGATGCAAAGGTAATTGCTGTGGGAAAACTGGGGAAGCCTGAAGTTGCTGAAAAGGTCCTGGAACAGGGATGGTCAGACTATGTGATGCTCGGAAGACCACTTCTGGCTGATCCTTACTGGACAAGGAAAGTAAAGGAAGGCAGGACAAAGGAGATAGTCCACTGTATCGGTGATCAGGAAGCCTGTCTCGAATCGCTCAAACTGGGTGGTCATTCCTGCTGTACTGTCAATCCTTACATGGGTTTTGAAGATTCCAAGCAACTGACCAGAACAGATGCCAAGAAAAGGATTGCTGTCATAGGTGCAGGTCCTGCCGGTTGTGAGGCTGCAATGACCGCTCATAAAAGAGGGCATGATGTAACTCTTTTCGAAAGGACGAACCATATCGGAGGACAGCTTCACCTGGCTGGAAAACTGAAGATCAAGCATGACATCAGGCGCTACCTTGAGAACCTCTGGTACCAGCTGGACCAGTTAGTTAATGATGGCCTGAAAGTTGAATTCAATAAAGAAGTAACTCCTGAGAATATCAAAGAAGAATTCGATGTGATCTTTTGTTGTACCGGGCTGGAAACAGCCATCCCGTATATTGAGGGACTGGAAAACATCCCACATATGGATATTCGCGAGTTCCTTAGCAATAATATGCAGCTCCCGGATAACATAAAAGACATTATGGTAGTAGGTGGAGGGATCCTTGGATGTGAGGTAGGCTATTCACTTGCCTATGAAAAGGGACTCAATGTAACTGTTGTCGGAAAGAACAGAGACCTGATACCTAAGACAGTAATGGCAAACCGGTCGCATATGTTATGGATGATGATGGGAAAAGGATCGCCTTCCGGTAAAAAGGACGATGTCCTGAAAGAACCTGTCACTGCTTACAATACATCGGAAGTTGTACGTTTTTCAGGAAACAAGGCGACCCTTGCAGTGAACAAAGACAGGGAACCTCCATACACACCATGGAAACCACTTATTCCTGAAAATGTGAATAATCCGTTCGAAAAGAAACTCAAAACTGGAAATGTTGAGGACGTGGAAATAGATGTGGACTTTGTCCTCTTCGCAACATCCGGTAAGCCGAACAATTCCTTATATTATCATTTACTGAAAAAATGTCCATCCAAAGAGATATACTCGATAGGGGATTCGAGCGAACCGGGGAACTTGTGGAAGGCTATTAATGATGCAAACGAGGTCTCAAGGAATATCTGAATGAGAAGATATTGACTGGGACTTATTTGTGTATTGAAACCTTTTAGGATAAACATATTTTCAAAAATTCTAGAAAATATCTTTTTTTGGCCACCAGATTCTGTTACGGTTGATATTCACGGGGTTGATTTTATCAACGCCGTTATTTTTCCATAATGGCTCTTTTTCTGACATGGCTTGATTCATGAACATCATCTCTTTCAGAACCACGACCCAATTGGAAGACATACCATTGATAATACTGCTGATAGCGATTTTTTGTATGAAATTGTTATAAGTATCTTAACTCGGATACTGATTATTAGTCAATAGGACGTGGTATGACCTCATTCTATTGACATGGATCGAAGAAAGATACTGCATCGATGATCATGAGTGGTAACTATGGAAAATTTTGCACCTCTGACTATTGATGCAAAACATAAACAGATTGGGTGATGAAATCATGCCAGCAGAAGATTATGCACCAATAGACACAAATTGGCTAGAAAATGCAGGGAACTTATGGACAACTCCGTTCGTAGATACTCCCTCGGAAAGAGTGATTGTGGATCCGATCATCCTGTCACATGCAGCAAGCGTTTTCAAGAAAAACGTTGGCTACTTTTGGCAGAATCCGGCAGAAGCAATGAGAATGGTCTGTCATACATGTGAGATGTATGATGTGACTCCGGTAGGTCATTACCTATATGCAGATTATTGGGGTGAGGACTACGGAGCTAAAGTAAAGGTCCAGGCAAACTCCCCACCAGGAATTACAAAGCGTCCAATAAAGGATGCAGCAGACGTTGATAATTTTGAAGTCCTGAGTCCTGAAGATCTTGCAAAAGGCCCTACACTGACAAAACACTTTGAGGCACTTGATACCTGTCACAAGGAATTCCCACAGATGTTTGCTCCAATTACCCAGCTGGGAGGTACAATGGAAGTAGCAACGAACTGGGCCTCCATTGATGATGTTTTCATGTGGATGATCACTGAGCCGGAAGTTGTCGATAAGCTCACAACCAAGGCATCCGACCACATGGCAAATGCCTGTAAAGCTACAGCAAACCGCTATGGTGCAAACGTAATGATCACCGGGTCAGTAATTGCAAGCGGTGACCTGATGGACAGGGACCAGATCAAGAGGTTCAGCTACAACCCGGTCTCTAAAGCTGTCAGGAAGATGATGAACGCAGGTGCAGGTCCTGGAGTTTACTATCACCTTTGTGGAAACCACAGTGATGACTTCGACCTATGGAAAGATGCACCAATGAGTCCTTTCACTGTTGTCCAGATCGGATATGACGGCAAGGATATTTTCCCATCATCTAAGCTTGTAGAGAACTTTGGTAACAGGTGTACTTGTTTCGGAACAGTTGATACCAAGCTTGTGGACCGTGGTACACAGAAGCAGGTATATGAACAGGCCAAAGAGCAGATCCTTGCAGGAAAGGATAGTCCAAGAGGATTCATCATCGGAACTTCCTGTGAATGTCCAACAAATGCTCCACCAGCAAATGTCCATGCACTGGTAAAGGCTGCAAGAGATTTCGGAAAATATGAGAAGTTCTGAAGTTCGAAATACAAGGTGTACAAAAAATAAGGAGTGTTATCTATGGATCTAAATGTATCTGATGAAGTAAATGACCTGTTAAAGGACAACGGGTTCAGGATCGAAGAAATCCAGGAAATAATCGAGAAAGCAGAAACCAATGGCAACAAACTGAAGGATTCAGATGGAGCGGTCTTCCTTGCAAAGGGTGTTTCAGACAACCTGACAACCTATGCAGTCTATTCCCCACTCGACAATGGTGCGTTTGAGCTTAAAAGTGCATATGCACACAAGATGAACGTTGCCGGATTGACCGGCGGTGATTTTGTTGAAGTCGAATATGACGACGAGAACGGATGGATCTGCAACAACTGCAACGAAGCATCTGTGGACAGGAATGTCGATATGTCCTATCTGGATGTTTCAAGACCTGGTCCCGGCATGGTTTGCCCGAAATGCGGAGAGATCTACATTTCTGAAGGTGTCAACAAGACACTGAAGACAGCCGAGTCCATCCTGGAAGAAAAGAGGGCCTGATAAAACAGTGTAACTAAAACTCCGGGAGGGATAAGATGAAACAGATCGGTAAAGTTGGTACCGTTTGCCCTGAATGTCTCAGGAGCATTGAAGGTATCAAATTTGTAGAGGATGGAAAAGTATACATCAAAAAAGAATGTGCTGAGCATGGTGCCTTTACTACACTCATTTCTAAGGACATAAATCACTACCTGAAGATGGAAGAGTGTTTCGACGTCGATCGAGCCAGGGTCAAAGCACCTTTGACAGATGTGAACAAAGGCTGTCCTCATGATTGTGGCATCTGTCCCTCCCACAAACAGGATACCTGCCTTGCCGTTGTGGAAGTTACCGACAGGTGTGATCTGGGTTGTAAATATTGTTTTGCTGATTCCACAGCTGACGCCAGTAGCGACCCGGACATGGACACCATAAGAGGAATGTTCGAAGCAGTAAAAGCCTGCTCCAACGACCCTACCTGTGTCCAGATATCAGGAGGAGAACCTACATTAAGGAATGATCTGCCTGAGATCATCAAACTGGCAAAGGAAGTTGGAATTTCCCACGTCGAACTGAACACCAACGGCAGACGCATTGCCAGGGACCAGGATTATCTGGATAGCATAAAGGAAGCAGGTGTTGATGCTATATACCTTGGTTTTGACGGGGTTTCCGACGATGTATATATGCAGAGGACCGGGAAAAAACTGTTCGACATTAAAGCTAAAGTTATTGAGAGATGTGAGAAGGCCGGAATCGGGGTCGTACTTGTACCACTTGTGGCAAAGAACTACAACCTCCATGAAGTTGGCAAAATCATCGAATTTGCCAGCAAACACGTCCCAACTGTCAGAGGGGTACATTTCCAGCCGGTCTTCTATTCCGGAAGATCTCCTGCTGAAATGGAAGGCAGGACCACTATTCTGGAGTTGCTCGAAGAGATCCAATCCCAAACCAGTGGGCAGTTAAAAGTTGAAAATTTTACACCCTCCCTGATGCCAACTGCCCACTGCGGAGCAACCTGTTTAACGCTTGTTGATGATAGCGGCTTCATACCACTTACCAATGTATCAATGGGTGCGATTAAGTCAAAATCCGATGTCGCTAACAAAACAAAGAAGTCGATCATGGGCCGCTGGAAAGGTTCAACACCTGACCTGCAACCGGTCACGAAACCATCATGTTGTGACCTGCTTACCAAAACCGCACTCAGCAACGCCAGCAAGACTGAAGGAACTTCTTCCTGCTGTGAAGATCCGAAG is part of the Methanococcoides methylutens MM1 genome and harbors:
- a CDS encoding FAD-dependent oxidoreductase, with amino-acid sequence MAYDKLFEPCNIGTCNLRNRVIMAPMGNINMADPIGRPTEKMIAYFRERAKGGTGLLITGLVPVSYGIDPTVSEENETTYFPRIDGTSRTRLSGWRDLTAAVRPYGSKIFIQLSAGLGRVGSPEPALKGKILRSASFNRNFYVPQVPHFPLSDRKIRKIVKSFGQCAVNAKVSGFDGVQIHGHEGYLMDQLTSDPWNRRRFGRYRNKFQFGIDVVKEIKRRCGDDFPIIYRIDLTQALEESYGKEIFRKKFRGKERSIEEGLEFCKVLYEAGVDAFDVDKGCYDNWFWSHPPAYFDDAIYAEELARRLKAYFRKENIDAKVIAVGKLGKPEVAEKVLEQGWSDYVMLGRPLLADPYWTRKVKEGRTKEIVHCIGDQEACLESLKLGGHSCCTVNPYMGFEDSKQLTRTDAKKRIAVIGAGPAGCEAAMTAHKRGHDVTLFERTNHIGGQLHLAGKLKIKHDIRRYLENLWYQLDQLVNDGLKVEFNKEVTPENIKEEFDVIFCCTGLETAIPYIEGLENIPHMDIREFLSNNMQLPDNIKDIMVVGGGILGCEVGYSLAYEKGLNVTVVGKNRDLIPKTVMANRSHMLWMMMGKGSPSGKKDDVLKEPVTAYNTSEVVRFSGNKATLAVNKDREPPYTPWKPLIPENVNNPFEKKLKTGNVEDVEIDVDFVLFATSGKPNNSLYYHLLKKCPSKEIYSIGDSSEPGNLWKAINDANEVSRNI
- a CDS encoding uroporphyrinogen decarboxylase family protein, yielding MPAEDYAPIDTNWLENAGNLWTTPFVDTPSERVIVDPIILSHAASVFKKNVGYFWQNPAEAMRMVCHTCEMYDVTPVGHYLYADYWGEDYGAKVKVQANSPPGITKRPIKDAADVDNFEVLSPEDLAKGPTLTKHFEALDTCHKEFPQMFAPITQLGGTMEVATNWASIDDVFMWMITEPEVVDKLTTKASDHMANACKATANRYGANVMITGSVIASGDLMDRDQIKRFSYNPVSKAVRKMMNAGAGPGVYYHLCGNHSDDFDLWKDAPMSPFTVVQIGYDGKDIFPSSKLVENFGNRCTCFGTVDTKLVDRGTQKQVYEQAKEQILAGKDSPRGFIIGTSCECPTNAPPANVHALVKAARDFGKYEKF
- a CDS encoding radical SAM protein, which codes for MKQIGKVGTVCPECLRSIEGIKFVEDGKVYIKKECAEHGAFTTLISKDINHYLKMEECFDVDRARVKAPLTDVNKGCPHDCGICPSHKQDTCLAVVEVTDRCDLGCKYCFADSTADASSDPDMDTIRGMFEAVKACSNDPTCVQISGGEPTLRNDLPEIIKLAKEVGISHVELNTNGRRIARDQDYLDSIKEAGVDAIYLGFDGVSDDVYMQRTGKKLFDIKAKVIERCEKAGIGVVLVPLVAKNYNLHEVGKIIEFASKHVPTVRGVHFQPVFYSGRSPAEMEGRTTILELLEEIQSQTSGQLKVENFTPSLMPTAHCGATCLTLVDDSGFIPLTNVSMGAIKSKSDVANKTKKSIMGRWKGSTPDLQPVTKPSCCDLLTKTALSNASKTEGTSSCCEDPKNTIPLETIPMESSCCRSSGGWADFIEMSMNKYLTISTMAFQDVWSFEKERVENCCIHVVTQDGKLIPFCNYNLSNCNGDFLYRSKNNKENKTIGIEK